In Vicinamibacterales bacterium, a single window of DNA contains:
- a CDS encoding GTP-binding protein: MAKEKFDRSKPHVNVGTIGHIDHGKTTLTAALTKVAADKGWAKYVSY; the protein is encoded by the coding sequence ATGGCGAAAGAAAAATTTGACCGCTCGAAACCGCACGTGAACGTTGGGACGATTGGCCACATCGACCACGGCAAGACCACCTTGACGGCGGCGCTGACGAAGGTGGCGGCGGACAAGGGGTGGGCGAAGTATGTGTCGTAT